Proteins from a single region of Mycoplasma leachii PG50:
- a CDS encoding acyl carrier protein — MTIYNQIIKELKSKGAKGNITKDSEFKSLGLDSLDLMDMVVTLEEKLNIRINDDQLLSLRTIDDLLKVIEELK; from the coding sequence ATGACTATTTATAATCAAATTATTAAAGAGTTAAAAAGCAAGGGTGCTAAGGGTAATATTACTAAAGATAGCGAATTTAAATCTCTAGGCTTAGATTCTTTAGATTTAATGGATATGGTAGTTACATTAGAAGAAAAATTAAATATTAGAATTAATGATGATCAACTACTAAGTCTACGTACTATTGATGATTTGTTAAAAGTAATAGAGGAATTAAAATAA
- the arcC gene encoding carbamate kinase, protein MSKIVIAIGGNALGNSPSEQLEIVKKTAKSLVDFIQQGNDIVIVHGNGPQVGMINNAFDIANKNESKSPILDFPECGSMSQGYIGYHLQQAIDNELKLRKIDKQTATIVTQTLVDKNDPAFLKPTKPIGSFMSEDEAKKMAKENNWNVAEDAGRGWRRVIASPKPIDIVEKQAVLQLVNNSFIVIAGGGGGIPVYQENDKLVGIAAVIDKDFAAAKIAEIIGAESLIILTAVDKVMINYKKENEQALDQLTLDKAQEYIDQNQFASGSMLPKIQAVMSFVKKTNGKPAYIGSLEQAEKVLQNLSGTKFVK, encoded by the coding sequence ATGTCAAAAATTGTAATTGCAATTGGTGGAAATGCTTTAGGTAATTCACCAAGCGAACAATTAGAAATTGTTAAAAAAACAGCTAAGTCATTAGTTGATTTTATTCAACAAGGAAATGATATTGTAATTGTTCATGGTAATGGTCCTCAAGTTGGAATGATTAATAATGCTTTTGATATTGCTAATAAAAATGAATCAAAATCTCCAATTTTAGACTTTCCTGAATGTGGGTCTATGAGTCAAGGTTATATTGGATATCACTTACAACAAGCTATTGATAATGAGTTAAAACTAAGAAAAATAGATAAACAAACAGCTACAATTGTTACTCAAACTCTAGTTGATAAAAATGATCCAGCGTTTTTAAAACCAACTAAACCAATTGGTTCTTTTATGAGTGAAGATGAAGCTAAAAAAATGGCTAAAGAAAATAATTGAAATGTTGCTGAAGATGCAGGTCGTGGTTGAAGAAGAGTAATTGCCTCACCAAAACCTATTGATATTGTTGAAAAACAAGCAGTTTTACAATTAGTAAATAATTCATTTATTGTTATTGCTGGAGGTGGTGGTGGAATTCCAGTTTATCAAGAAAATGATAAATTAGTAGGAATTGCTGCTGTTATTGACAAAGATTTTGCCGCTGCAAAAATAGCTGAAATTATTGGCGCAGAAAGTTTAATTATTTTAACAGCTGTTGATAAAGTGATGATTAATTATAAAAAAGAAAATGAACAAGCTTTAGATCAGCTAACTTTAGATAAAGCTCAAGAATATATTGATCAAAATCAATTTGCATCAGGTTCAATGCTTCCAAAAATTCAAGCTGTAATGTCATTTGTTAAAAAGACAAACGGTAAACCAGCTTATATTGGCTCATTAGAACAAGCTGAAAAAGTTTTACAAAATTTAAGTGGAACTAAATTTGTTAAATAA
- a CDS encoding APC family permease: MSKTKKGLRLFDIIAFTFSAVFVLDSFASAAAIGWQSIIYWILLAFLYFLPYGLITAELGAAYSDNGGIYTWVKNACGNKWAARSNWFYWLNVGLWMSSVYIAFSSTLSKIFFPSAPLSLWTQIGIAIGITWVTVLVGLLNFKYTKWLPNFSSISKLVVTIGLIAAAITWLAQGNVVSTKIDDAEYGILPSFSKGVIFLPVIIYNLSGFELGSNTASEMKNPKRDIPLSTILAGVTIVISYIIGTIAVNVILDVKTLDVSNGIIQTIEKVFPQWLTKILGVFLLFTFFGNMITWSTGANKAIQEAASDGEFPKIFGTVLKNDSPLWATIITGSVCTVLLIIAGLLSPSGEISEIFWQLYAFSSIIFLLPYLLIFPSFIIIRYKYPDLKRPFKIPGPKWFQWVVVITPMIILCLSIILFLFGEIMVGAKTWELNSGGGYVLFALVGTVICIGIGELLIWWSSYKNKKNLVKGE, encoded by the coding sequence ATGTCTAAAACAAAAAAAGGTCTAAGACTGTTTGACATAATTGCTTTTACATTTAGTGCAGTTTTTGTCTTAGACTCATTTGCTTCAGCAGCAGCAATTGGTTGACAATCAATAATTTATTGAATTTTATTAGCTTTCTTATACTTTTTACCTTATGGATTAATTACAGCTGAACTAGGTGCAGCATATAGTGATAATGGTGGGATTTATACATGAGTTAAAAATGCTTGTGGTAACAAGTGAGCAGCTAGAAGTAATTGATTTTATTGATTAAATGTTGGTTTATGAATGTCTTCAGTTTATATTGCATTCTCATCAACATTATCAAAAATCTTTTTTCCAAGTGCTCCACTATCATTATGAACTCAAATAGGTATAGCTATTGGTATAACTTGAGTAACTGTTTTAGTTGGATTATTAAATTTTAAATATACTAAGTGATTACCTAACTTTTCTTCTATTTCAAAACTTGTTGTAACTATTGGTTTAATTGCAGCAGCAATTACTTGATTAGCTCAAGGAAATGTAGTATCTACAAAAATAGATGATGCTGAATATGGTATTCTTCCATCATTTAGCAAAGGTGTTATATTTTTACCAGTAATTATTTATAACCTTTCTGGTTTTGAATTGGGTTCAAATACTGCAAGCGAAATGAAAAACCCTAAACGCGACATTCCATTATCAACTATTTTAGCTGGAGTGACAATTGTGATTTCTTATATCATTGGAACTATTGCAGTTAATGTAATATTAGATGTTAAAACTTTAGATGTTTCTAATGGTATTATTCAAACAATTGAAAAAGTCTTTCCACAATGGCTAACTAAAATTTTAGGTGTATTTTTACTATTTACTTTTTTTGGAAATATGATTACTTGAAGTACAGGTGCTAATAAAGCAATTCAAGAAGCAGCAAGTGATGGAGAATTTCCAAAAATCTTTGGTACAGTTTTAAAAAATGACTCTCCATTATGAGCAACTATTATTACTGGAAGTGTATGTACAGTGTTATTAATTATTGCAGGTTTATTATCTCCAAGTGGAGAAATTTCTGAAATCTTTTGACAATTATATGCATTTTCATCAATTATATTTTTATTACCTTACTTATTAATATTTCCAAGTTTTATCATTATTAGATACAAATATCCAGATTTAAAAAGACCATTTAAAATCCCAGGACCTAAGTGATTCCAATGAGTTGTTGTAATTACTCCTATGATAATTTTATGTTTAAGTATAATCTTATTCTTATTTGGTGAAATTATGGTAGGTGCAAAAACTTGAGAATTAAATTCTGGTGGAGGATATGTATTATTTGCTTTAGTTGGAACTGTGATTTGTATTGGTATTGGTGAACTATTAATATGATGATCTAGTTATAAAAATAAAAAAAACTTAGTCAAAGGAGAATAA
- a CDS encoding ABC transporter ATP-binding protein, protein MQEKIIEIKNLTKQYNNGYGIFDINLEVNKGEIYGYLGPNGAGKSTTIRHLMGYIKQSKGKALIFNKDCWKQSHKIQPSIGYLPGEINFPEQENGLSYIKFIYKLRKQNNWDYVERLIKYWEFNPNIKIKKMSKGMKQKLGLVLCLMHQPKVLILDEPTTGLDPLIKNKFIHLILKLKQNNTTIFLSSHVFEEVEKLCNKVAIIKNGRIINKLDLDQIKNTNDREYKVTFKDQNIYRDEFLISTTGLLATYKVPIDKVNYFFNQLKLYEINLLEEVPFSLENYFLKFYKKEGETE, encoded by the coding sequence ATGCAAGAAAAAATTATAGAAATTAAAAATTTAACTAAACAATATAATAATGGTTATGGGATTTTTGATATTAACTTAGAAGTTAATAAAGGTGAAATCTATGGTTATTTAGGGCCAAATGGAGCAGGTAAATCTACAACAATTAGACACTTAATGGGCTATATTAAACAAAGCAAAGGTAAAGCTTTAATTTTTAATAAAGATTGTTGAAAACAATCTCATAAGATTCAACCAAGTATTGGTTATTTACCTGGAGAAATCAATTTTCCAGAACAAGAAAATGGTTTAAGCTATATTAAATTTATTTATAAATTAAGAAAACAAAATAATTGAGATTATGTTGAAAGACTAATTAAGTATTGAGAATTTAATCCAAATATTAAAATAAAAAAAATGTCTAAAGGAATGAAACAAAAACTAGGTTTAGTTTTATGTTTAATGCATCAGCCAAAAGTTTTAATTTTAGATGAACCAACAACTGGATTAGATCCTTTAATTAAAAATAAATTTATTCATTTAATTTTAAAATTAAAACAAAATAACACTACTATTTTTTTAAGTTCTCATGTTTTTGAAGAAGTTGAAAAATTATGTAACAAAGTAGCAATAATTAAAAATGGTAGAATAATTAATAAATTAGATTTAGACCAAATAAAAAACACTAATGATAGAGAATATAAAGTTACTTTTAAAGATCAAAATATTTATAGAGACGAATTTTTAATAAGTACAACTGGTTTACTAGCAACTTATAAAGTTCCTATTGATAAAGTGAATTACTTTTTTAATCAATTAAAATTATATGAAATTAATCTACTTGAAGAGGTTCCTTTTTCATTAGAAAACTACTTTTTAAAATTTTATAAAAAAGAAGGGGAAACTGAATAG
- the ptcA gene encoding putrescine carbamoyltransferase, translating to MNKVRHFIDTQDLSKKEIFEIFRLMKMLKEARYCGAVPELLKNKTLAMIFEEPSTRTRVSFEAAMTLLGGHAQYLKPGELHLGVRESLYDTTKVLSHMCDGIMCRALKHETVLNLAKYADVPVLNGLTDYNHPTQAICDVFTMLEYMPATKNLEYEDIKFEDIKVVFIGDRTNVCSSTMHITTKLGMNFVHISPKRYQSPQEWVDIANENIKQANSGSVLVTDDLEQVKDADIVYTDLWWWVDQEDEAEERVKAFKPTYQVTPELMKKAGQQALFMHCLPASRNVEVYDEVIDSDQSIAFEQAENRLTAQMGLLVYYLYPQIDKSSNAVKDYYRGKVEAFMEHQDRSWKQRYTYNNDYAETKNKK from the coding sequence ATGAATAAAGTTAGACATTTTATAGATACTCAAGATTTGAGTAAAAAAGAAATTTTTGAAATATTTCGATTAATGAAAATGTTAAAAGAAGCTCGTTATTGTGGTGCAGTACCTGAATTGTTAAAAAACAAAACTCTAGCCATGATATTTGAAGAACCTTCAACTAGAACTCGTGTTTCATTTGAAGCAGCTATGACACTTTTAGGAGGTCATGCTCAATATTTAAAACCAGGTGAATTACATCTTGGAGTTCGTGAAAGTTTATATGATACAACTAAAGTTTTATCACATATGTGTGATGGAATTATGTGTAGAGCTTTAAAACATGAAACAGTTTTAAACTTAGCAAAATATGCTGATGTTCCAGTTTTAAATGGTCTAACAGATTATAATCATCCAACCCAAGCAATTTGTGATGTATTTACAATGTTAGAATATATGCCGGCAACTAAAAACTTGGAATATGAAGACATTAAATTTGAAGATATTAAAGTTGTATTTATTGGAGATAGAACTAATGTGTGTTCGTCAACAATGCATATTACTACAAAGCTAGGTATGAATTTTGTACATATTTCACCAAAAAGATACCAAAGTCCACAAGAATGAGTTGATATTGCTAATGAAAACATCAAACAAGCTAATAGTGGATCTGTATTAGTAACTGATGATTTAGAACAAGTTAAAGATGCTGATATTGTTTATACTGACTTATGATGATGAGTAGATCAAGAAGATGAAGCTGAAGAAAGAGTAAAAGCCTTTAAACCAACTTATCAAGTTACTCCTGAACTAATGAAAAAAGCAGGACAACAAGCATTATTTATGCACTGTCTACCTGCTTCAAGAAATGTAGAAGTTTATGATGAAGTAATAGATTCAGATCAATCAATTGCTTTTGAACAAGCAGAAAACAGATTAACAGCTCAAATGGGTCTGTTAGTTTACTATTTATACCCACAAATTGATAAATCATCAAATGCTGTTAAAGATTATTATAGAGGTAAAGTTGAAGCTTTTATGGAACATCAAGATCGTTCATGAAAACAACGCTACACATATAATAATGATTATGCTGAAACAAAAAACAAAAAATAA
- the aguA gene encoding agmatine deiminase: protein MSKKMNSTPKKDGFWMPGEWEKHDQCWMIWPERSDNWRLGAKPAQRVFANVANAIAKYEKVTMLVSHQQFENARNLLDQNVRVIECSNDDSWMRDVGPTIVKNKDGEIRGVDWVFNAWGGFKGGLYFPWDKDDAIARKVCEISNIDYYRTDFVLEGGSIHTDGDGTLYTTEECLLNENRNPDLSKEQIEENLKEYCGVEKVIWLPLGVYNDETNGHVDNLLHVVSPGHVVLTWTDDTTDPQYERSKLAYDILTNTLDAKGRKIKVTKLHQPGPLFITKEEAEGIDVCDTMSREPEQRMPASYANFYIANNAIILPIFGDKYDDLAVKTLQSVYPNHKIETVMAREILLGGGNIHCITQQQPTTK, encoded by the coding sequence ATGAGCAAAAAAATGAATTCAACTCCTAAAAAAGATGGTTTTTGAATGCCAGGTGAATGAGAAAAACATGATCAATGTTGAATGATTTGACCAGAACGTTCTGATAATTGAAGACTTGGTGCAAAACCAGCTCAACGTGTATTTGCAAATGTAGCTAATGCTATTGCAAAATATGAAAAAGTAACAATGCTAGTTTCTCATCAACAGTTTGAAAATGCTCGCAACCTTTTAGATCAAAATGTTAGAGTAATTGAATGTTCAAATGATGATTCTTGAATGAGAGATGTAGGACCAACTATTGTTAAAAATAAAGATGGTGAAATTCGTGGTGTTGACTGAGTCTTTAATGCTTGAGGAGGATTTAAAGGCGGATTATATTTTCCTTGAGATAAAGATGATGCTATTGCTAGAAAAGTTTGTGAAATTTCTAATATAGATTATTATAGAACTGATTTTGTTTTAGAAGGCGGAAGTATTCATACTGATGGAGATGGAACATTATATACAACTGAAGAGTGTTTATTAAATGAAAACCGTAATCCAGATTTAAGTAAAGAACAAATTGAAGAAAATCTAAAAGAATATTGTGGTGTTGAAAAAGTAATTTGATTACCACTAGGAGTTTATAATGATGAAACTAATGGACATGTTGATAACTTATTACATGTTGTTAGTCCAGGTCATGTTGTTTTAACTTGAACAGATGATACAACTGACCCTCAATATGAACGTTCTAAATTGGCTTATGATATTTTAACAAATACTTTAGATGCTAAAGGTCGTAAAATTAAAGTAACTAAATTACATCAACCAGGACCATTATTTATTACAAAAGAAGAAGCAGAAGGTATAGATGTTTGTGATACTATGTCAAGAGAACCAGAACAAAGAATGCCAGCAAGTTATGCTAATTTCTATATTGCAAATAATGCTATTATTCTACCTATTTTTGGTGATAAATATGATGATTTAGCAGTTAAAACACTTCAATCAGTTTATCCAAATCATAAAATTGAAACTGTAATGGCTCGTGAAATTCTATTAGGTGGTGGTAATATTCACTGTATTACTCAACAACAACCAACAACTAAATAA
- a CDS encoding ABC transporter permease, which translates to MFNFQLWKNSFKNTLIVWLFCIPFFSFISIILLISIKSNDNSISVTAYQTILRILFDQYGILIISTFLISGTISLMTRPIEKGHLTYILSSNLSRTNIVLSRLLYFLFSITIYVFIVFLINAVFMKINHINTEEINLKNWALQCFSFWIMVCAIGSICFMFSCIFNKGTWVLIFNGAIFTIFVGSDVISQVGKVLDKQFLIDFKNFTILSLIDFNRLSIKTVSEFYISYAILIGIIFLSSSIGITSFTKKDLTL; encoded by the coding sequence ATGTTTAATTTTCAATTATGAAAGAACTCCTTTAAAAATACTTTAATAGTTTGATTGTTTTGTATTCCTTTTTTTAGTTTTATATCTATTATTTTATTAATTTCTATAAAATCAAATGATAATTCAATAAGTGTCACTGCTTATCAAACTATTTTAAGAATTCTTTTTGATCAATATGGTATTTTAATTATTTCTACTTTTTTAATTTCAGGAACTATTTCTTTAATGACAAGACCAATTGAAAAAGGTCATTTAACTTATATACTTTCATCTAATTTATCTAGAACTAATATTGTTTTAAGTAGATTGTTATATTTTTTATTTAGTATTACAATTTATGTTTTTATTGTTTTTTTAATAAATGCAGTTTTTATGAAAATTAATCATATAAATACAGAAGAAATTAATTTAAAAAACTGAGCTTTACAATGTTTTTCATTTTGAATAATGGTATGTGCAATTGGTTCAATTTGTTTTATGTTTAGTTGTATTTTTAATAAAGGAACTTGAGTATTAATTTTTAATGGAGCTATTTTTACAATCTTTGTTGGTAGTGATGTAATTAGTCAAGTTGGTAAAGTTTTAGATAAACAATTTCTAATTGATTTTAAAAATTTTACTATATTAAGTTTGATAGATTTTAATAGGCTTTCTATTAAAACTGTTTCTGAATTTTATATTAGTTATGCAATATTAATAGGAATTATATTTTTATCTTCTAGTATTGGAATTACTAGCTTTACTAAAAAAGATTTAACATTATAA